From one Microbacterium sp. 10M-3C3 genomic stretch:
- a CDS encoding TetR/AcrR family transcriptional regulator, translated as MRDHVLAAARALTIATGVVPSLNAVVAAAGVSKGGLMHHFPTRTDLIVGLARMSLHEIDAAMTDAAARGDAAPTWLRLSRPDASERALLQALAVSFRSSDPKSAVLLDEARSALARWERMIEEEVGDAMRARVIRLVGDGLVANAIAGVEPEPVDLVTLSASLIGPAAAPGRHG; from the coding sequence ATGCGCGACCATGTCCTCGCCGCCGCCCGCGCCCTCACCATCGCGACCGGCGTCGTGCCGTCGCTGAACGCGGTGGTCGCTGCGGCGGGGGTGTCCAAAGGCGGACTCATGCATCACTTCCCGACGCGCACCGACCTGATCGTCGGCCTCGCACGGATGTCGCTTCATGAGATCGACGCGGCCATGACGGATGCGGCCGCGCGAGGCGACGCCGCGCCGACCTGGCTCCGATTGTCGCGCCCGGATGCGTCCGAGCGGGCACTTCTGCAGGCCCTCGCCGTCTCGTTCCGTTCGAGCGATCCCAAGTCCGCGGTTCTGCTGGACGAGGCCCGTTCGGCGCTGGCGAGGTGGGAGCGCATGATCGAGGAGGAAGTGGGCGACGCGATGCGTGCGCGAGTGATCCGGCTGGTTGGCGACGGCCTCGTCGCCAACGCGATCGCCGGGGTCGAACCGGAACCCGTCGATCTCGTGACCCTGTCCGCCTCCCTCATCGGTCCAGCCGCAGCCCCCGGACGGCACGGGTGA
- a CDS encoding alpha/beta hydrolase — translation MPFITTADGAEIFFKDWGPKDAQPIVFHHGWPLSSDDWDAQMLYFLSKGFRVVASDRRGHGRSSQIDTGHDMDHYASDVSAVVEHLDLRNAVHIGHSTGGGQVARYVAQYGQPQGRVAKAVLVASVPPLMVKTDANPEGTDISVFDGFREALAANRADFFRAVASGPFYGFNREGATVSEPVVDNWWRQGMTGSALAHYLGIKAFSETDQTEDLKAITVPVLVMQGDDDQIVPYKDAALKQHELLQNSTLKIYEGYPHGMLTTHADVLNPDLLAFIQS, via the coding sequence ATGCCCTTCATCACGACCGCCGACGGCGCCGAGATCTTCTTCAAGGACTGGGGTCCGAAGGACGCCCAGCCGATCGTCTTCCATCACGGATGGCCGCTGTCCTCTGACGACTGGGACGCCCAGATGCTCTACTTCCTCTCGAAGGGGTTCCGCGTCGTCGCGTCCGACCGCCGCGGACACGGACGCTCGTCGCAGATCGACACCGGCCACGACATGGACCACTACGCGAGCGACGTGAGCGCCGTCGTCGAGCACCTCGACCTGCGCAACGCGGTGCACATCGGACACTCCACCGGCGGCGGCCAGGTCGCCCGCTACGTCGCTCAGTACGGCCAGCCGCAGGGCCGGGTCGCGAAGGCTGTGCTGGTGGCCTCCGTGCCGCCGCTCATGGTGAAGACCGACGCCAACCCCGAGGGCACCGACATCTCCGTGTTCGACGGCTTCCGCGAGGCCCTCGCGGCCAATCGCGCGGACTTCTTCCGCGCCGTCGCGTCCGGTCCGTTCTACGGCTTCAACCGCGAGGGCGCCACGGTGTCGGAGCCGGTGGTGGACAACTGGTGGCGCCAGGGCATGACCGGCAGCGCACTGGCCCACTATCTCGGCATCAAGGCGTTCTCCGAGACCGACCAGACCGAGGACCTCAAGGCGATCACGGTGCCGGTGCTGGTCATGCAGGGCGACGATGACCAGATCGTGCCCTACAAGGACGCGGCGCTCAAGCAGCACGAGCTCCTGCAGAACTCGACGCTGAAGATCTACGAGGGCTACCCGCACGGGATGCTCACGACCCACGCGGACGTGCTGAATCCCGACCTGCTGGCGTTCATCCAGTCCTAG
- a CDS encoding DUF6510 family protein, which produces MAEHAAAGHPTTEHAVVSIVDGNALAGLLQDALGPDPTMVRLECAHCSDAYVLAQAVVELEQNSALVRCRSCTHTLFVAQRSRGALVVRTGTVDLTFSR; this is translated from the coding sequence ATGGCTGAGCACGCGGCCGCGGGTCACCCGACCACCGAGCACGCCGTCGTCAGCATCGTCGACGGCAACGCGCTCGCAGGTCTGCTGCAGGACGCACTGGGTCCCGACCCGACGATGGTGCGCCTGGAATGCGCGCACTGCTCCGACGCCTACGTGCTCGCGCAGGCGGTCGTCGAGCTCGAGCAGAACTCGGCGCTCGTGCGCTGCCGCTCCTGCACGCACACACTCTTCGTCGCGCAGCGGTCCCGCGGGGCGCTCGTCGTGCGCACGGGCACGGTCGACCTGACTTTCTCCCGCTGA
- a CDS encoding alpha/beta hydrolase — MPSPTVVLVHGAFADAASFAPVTRMLLDRGFRVSVPAVPNRSLLGDSAYIRSVVEEIDGPVLLVGHSYGGAVITVAGAAENVVGLVYIAGYALDEGESLGQLQGGFPDSDLAANLIYTPFPIEGAEPGTDVSVNVSAFPDIFAKGIDRADAEVLAVSQRPLAALAFGENAPVAAWKTKPAWGIVAAADHTINPDVERFGYQRAGLRSVVEIDGPHLLMHSNPADVTKVITDAIAELG, encoded by the coding sequence ATGCCCTCCCCCACCGTCGTCCTCGTCCACGGCGCGTTCGCCGACGCGGCGAGCTTCGCACCCGTCACCCGCATGCTCCTGGACCGGGGCTTCCGCGTTTCGGTGCCGGCCGTCCCCAACCGGAGCCTCCTCGGCGACTCCGCGTACATCCGCTCCGTCGTCGAGGAGATCGACGGGCCGGTGCTGCTGGTCGGTCACAGCTACGGCGGCGCGGTCATCACCGTCGCCGGCGCGGCGGAGAACGTCGTGGGGCTCGTCTACATCGCGGGTTACGCGCTCGACGAGGGCGAGAGTCTCGGACAGCTGCAGGGCGGCTTCCCCGACTCCGACCTGGCCGCGAACCTCATCTACACGCCCTTCCCCATCGAGGGGGCCGAACCGGGCACCGACGTGTCGGTGAACGTGTCGGCGTTCCCTGACATCTTCGCCAAGGGCATCGACCGCGCGGATGCCGAGGTGCTCGCCGTATCGCAGCGTCCCCTCGCCGCGCTCGCGTTCGGCGAGAACGCACCGGTCGCGGCGTGGAAGACGAAGCCCGCGTGGGGCATCGTCGCCGCCGCCGACCACACGATCAACCCCGACGTCGAGCGGTTCGGCTACCAGCGGGCCGGCCTGCGCTCGGTCGTCGAGATCGACGGCCCGCACCTGCTCATGCACTCGAACCCCGCCGACGTGACGAAGGTCATCACCGACGCGATCGCCGAGCTCGGCTGA
- a CDS encoding FAD-dependent oxidoreductase, which yields MPRILIVGGGYAGFYTAWKLEKHLRRGEAEVTIVDPLPYMTYQPFLPEVAAGSIEPRHSVVALRRHLDKTSVVAAKVTGIDHANKVATITPIVGEPYQQEYDQIVVTAGAVSRTFPIPGIAENAIGLKTIEEAVAIRDRLLSNFDKASVLPPGPERERLLTVVVVGGGFAGIEVFAELRSFASSLLNKYPSLSFDETHFHLIEAMGRIMPEVSLKTSEWVLKDLAKRGAYVHLDTQVTGAIDGNVELSTGEVIPTDIIVWTAGVMANPTVVRGGDLPVEERGRIRTRPDLRVGTAEEAVEGAWAAGDVAAVPDLSGGGVGGYCVPNAQHAVRQGKLLAKNIVAVLRGEEPKEYFHKNLGAVAGLGVYDGVFQSGKIAVKGLIAWFMHRGYHGLAMPTWERKLRVVGDWIGGFFLGRDIVNLEAVQTPRAVFEEFAARPRPTAPAPVEEAKPAAKRPAKAKTEKVAAQG from the coding sequence GTGCCCCGAATCCTCATCGTCGGCGGCGGCTACGCCGGCTTCTACACCGCGTGGAAGCTCGAGAAGCACCTGCGCCGCGGCGAGGCCGAAGTCACGATCGTCGACCCGCTGCCGTACATGACGTACCAGCCGTTCCTCCCCGAGGTCGCCGCCGGCTCGATCGAGCCGCGTCACTCGGTGGTCGCGCTCCGTCGTCACCTCGACAAGACGTCTGTCGTCGCGGCGAAGGTCACCGGCATCGACCACGCCAACAAGGTCGCCACGATCACGCCCATCGTGGGTGAGCCGTACCAGCAGGAGTACGACCAGATCGTCGTCACCGCCGGCGCCGTCTCGCGCACCTTCCCGATCCCCGGCATCGCCGAGAACGCGATCGGCCTGAAGACGATCGAGGAGGCCGTCGCCATCCGCGACCGCCTGCTCTCCAACTTCGACAAGGCGTCGGTGCTGCCCCCCGGACCCGAGCGCGAGCGCCTGCTCACGGTCGTCGTCGTCGGCGGCGGCTTCGCGGGCATCGAGGTCTTCGCCGAGCTGCGCTCGTTCGCGTCGTCGCTGCTGAACAAGTACCCGTCGCTGTCGTTCGACGAGACGCACTTCCACCTCATCGAGGCGATGGGGCGCATCATGCCCGAGGTGTCGCTGAAGACGAGCGAGTGGGTGCTGAAGGACCTCGCCAAGCGCGGCGCCTACGTGCACCTCGACACCCAGGTGACCGGTGCGATCGACGGCAACGTCGAGCTCTCCACCGGCGAGGTCATCCCCACCGACATCATCGTGTGGACCGCGGGCGTCATGGCCAACCCCACCGTCGTACGCGGCGGCGACCTGCCCGTCGAGGAGCGCGGCCGGATCCGCACCCGTCCCGACCTGCGCGTCGGCACCGCCGAGGAAGCGGTCGAGGGCGCGTGGGCCGCCGGTGACGTCGCGGCCGTGCCCGACCTGTCGGGTGGCGGCGTCGGCGGCTACTGCGTGCCGAACGCGCAGCACGCCGTGCGTCAGGGCAAGCTGCTCGCGAAGAACATCGTCGCCGTGCTCCGGGGTGAGGAGCCCAAGGAGTACTTCCACAAGAACCTCGGCGCCGTCGCCGGTCTCGGCGTGTACGACGGGGTCTTCCAGTCGGGCAAGATCGCGGTCAAGGGTCTCATCGCGTGGTTCATGCACCGCGGCTACCACGGCCTCGCGATGCCCACGTGGGAGCGCAAGCTCCGCGTCGTCGGCGACTGGATCGGCGGCTTCTTCCTCGGGCGCGACATCGTGAACCTCGAGGCGGTCCAGACGCCCCGCGCCGTGTTCGAGGAGTTCGCCGCGCGCCCGCGCCCGACCGCTCCCGCCCCGGTCGAAGAGGCTAAGCCGGCCGCCAAGCGTCCCGCCAAGGCCAAGACCGAGAAGGTCGCCGCCCAGGGCTGA
- a CDS encoding ferredoxin reductase, producing the protein MIVGGWAPASVAEVEPATPTARILRLHVPGWPGNLPGQHLDLRLTAEDGYQAVRSYSIASSGAGDRVELAVDEVPDGEVSPYLVEDVQPGDQLEVKGPLGGFFVWHDDDPSPVQLIAGGSGIVPLLAMARARAASGSTAPFRLLYSVRSPEDAIYRDEVERLADAGVTVDWVYTRRGPEGWSGPVGRVGRDVLTARTFAPDERPAVFVCGPTGFVEAVASALVALGHDPARVKTERFGGA; encoded by the coding sequence GTGATCGTCGGCGGCTGGGCACCGGCGTCGGTCGCCGAGGTCGAGCCGGCCACCCCCACGGCCCGGATCCTGCGGCTGCACGTGCCGGGATGGCCGGGCAACCTCCCCGGCCAGCACCTCGACCTGCGCCTGACCGCGGAGGACGGCTACCAGGCGGTGCGGTCGTACTCGATCGCCTCCTCCGGTGCGGGCGATCGCGTCGAGCTGGCGGTCGACGAGGTGCCGGACGGCGAGGTCTCGCCGTACCTCGTCGAGGACGTGCAGCCGGGCGATCAGCTCGAGGTGAAGGGTCCGCTCGGCGGCTTCTTCGTGTGGCACGACGACGACCCCTCCCCCGTGCAGCTGATCGCCGGCGGCTCGGGCATCGTGCCGCTGCTCGCGATGGCGCGCGCCCGCGCCGCCTCTGGCTCAACCGCGCCCTTCCGCCTGCTGTACTCCGTCCGCTCTCCCGAGGACGCGATCTACCGCGACGAGGTGGAACGCCTGGCCGATGCCGGGGTGACGGTGGATTGGGTGTACACGCGGCGCGGGCCGGAGGGCTGGAGCGGTCCTGTCGGCCGCGTGGGCCGCGACGTGCTGACGGCCCGGACGTTCGCGCCCGACGAGCGCCCCGCCGTGTTCGTGTGCGGCCCGACGGGCTTCGTCGAGGCCGTGGCATCCGCTCTGGTGGCGCTCGGGCACGACCCGGCGCGCGTGAAGACCGAACGATTCGGAGGTGCATGA
- a CDS encoding sulfite oxidase-like oxidoreductase, whose protein sequence is MAVFSRGFGSRRRESDADLPPGQYLTQDFPVLSAGPTPRIDTAEWSFSIRTEKGATHSWSWDELMALPIEDVATDIHCVTRWSKLGTSWRGVSIDTLFADVDTDWEYAMAHSYGGYTTNVPMADLRGGKAWVAFEFDGEPLAPEHGGPARLLVPHLYFWKSAKWVRGLVMQERDDPGFWEQNGYNLHGDPWREERYW, encoded by the coding sequence ATGGCCGTGTTCTCCCGCGGGTTCGGTTCCCGTCGCCGCGAGTCCGACGCCGACCTGCCGCCCGGGCAGTATCTGACGCAGGACTTCCCGGTGCTCTCCGCCGGCCCGACTCCCCGCATCGACACCGCGGAGTGGAGCTTCAGCATCCGCACCGAGAAGGGCGCGACCCATTCGTGGTCGTGGGACGAGCTGATGGCGCTGCCCATCGAGGACGTGGCCACCGACATCCACTGCGTCACCCGCTGGTCGAAGCTCGGCACGTCGTGGCGGGGCGTGTCGATCGACACGCTGTTCGCCGACGTCGACACCGACTGGGAGTACGCCATGGCGCACTCGTACGGCGGTTACACGACGAACGTGCCGATGGCCGACCTCCGCGGCGGCAAGGCGTGGGTGGCCTTCGAGTTCGACGGCGAGCCGCTCGCGCCCGAGCACGGCGGACCAGCGCGCCTCCTCGTGCCGCACCTGTACTTCTGGAAGAGCGCCAAGTGGGTGCGTGGGCTCGTGATGCAGGAGCGTGACGACCCGGGATTCTGGGAGCAGAACGGCTACAACCTGCACGGCGACCCGTGGCGCGAGGAGCGGTATTGGTGA
- a CDS encoding helix-turn-helix domain-containing protein — MRHHGGVEPLPHPPEKSALARFLRARRAALTPEMAGLPTDDRRRVQGLRREEVARLAGISSDYYRRLEQGSGHQISLQVCKSLAHALQLDRAGTAYLLRLALPDAEAPFEVHEGEEPPPGLVEMITHWDHTAAYMIDRNQDILVVNDLIRALAPGYVEVGNNLALMHFEATPEVRALPSWLNGSRATISRLRYYGNPSDARWQEIVELLLEDVDFRCMWEEHQQFPLSFGVSPNYFAQHGWVDMSWQVLEAHPGLYTVICYGAPGTLGERALKELQDALAAGTIELPENPPTPTSGTRLARYRGTGPRDAAPHPRTSAR; from the coding sequence ATGAGGCATCATGGAGGCGTGGAACCGCTCCCGCATCCCCCCGAAAAGAGCGCTCTGGCACGCTTCCTCCGTGCTCGCAGGGCCGCGCTGACGCCCGAGATGGCGGGCTTGCCGACCGACGACCGCCGGCGCGTGCAGGGGCTGCGCCGCGAAGAGGTCGCTCGGCTCGCGGGCATCAGTTCCGACTACTACCGCCGCCTCGAGCAGGGCAGCGGGCATCAGATTTCGCTGCAGGTGTGCAAGTCGCTCGCCCACGCGCTGCAGCTCGACCGCGCCGGCACGGCGTACCTCCTCCGGCTCGCCCTGCCCGACGCGGAGGCGCCGTTCGAGGTGCACGAGGGCGAGGAGCCCCCGCCGGGGCTCGTCGAGATGATCACGCATTGGGACCACACGGCGGCGTACATGATCGACCGCAACCAGGACATCCTCGTCGTGAACGACCTGATCCGCGCGCTCGCGCCCGGCTACGTCGAGGTCGGCAACAACCTCGCCCTCATGCACTTCGAGGCGACGCCCGAGGTGCGCGCGCTGCCGTCGTGGTTGAACGGCAGCCGGGCGACCATCTCCCGGCTGCGCTACTACGGCAACCCGTCGGACGCGCGCTGGCAGGAGATCGTCGAGCTGCTCCTCGAAGACGTGGACTTCCGCTGCATGTGGGAGGAGCACCAGCAGTTCCCCCTGAGCTTCGGAGTCTCTCCCAACTACTTCGCGCAGCACGGCTGGGTCGACATGAGCTGGCAGGTGCTCGAGGCACACCCCGGGCTGTACACGGTCATCTGCTACGGCGCACCCGGAACCCTCGGCGAGCGCGCGCTCAAAGAGCTGCAGGATGCGCTCGCGGCCGGCACGATCGAGCTGCCCGAGAACCCGCCCACCCCGACGTCGGGCACTCGGTTGGCGAGATACCGCGGCACCGGCCCGAGGGATGCGGCACCGCATCCGCGCACGTCTGCGCGCTGA
- a CDS encoding alanine racemase, whose product MTAATGGLSGPVAVLSAEALRYNAADMLVRAGGVPIRVASKSVRVREVVDAVLALPGYAGILAFTLPEALWLAADHDDVVVGYPTADRAAIAALAADESAASRVTLMVDDIAQLDLVDAVAPPGRRAVLRVAIDADASWRAAVLGHIGVRRSPVHDPAEVVALARRIAARPGFALVGLMMYEAQIAGQPDAAGPGDPVIRWMQRRSAAELAERRSHVVAGVRGVADLAFVNGGGTGSLEVTASESAVTELTAGSGLLAGHLFDGYRAFTPAPAAAFGLEVVRKPRPDIATVLGGGWIASGPPVASRQPRPVWPEGLTTLGREGAGEVQTPLEGAAARDLAIGDRVWFRHAKSGELAERVDRYHLVDGGALAGELPTYRGEGKAFL is encoded by the coding sequence ATCACGGCGGCCACCGGCGGCCTCTCCGGGCCCGTGGCGGTCCTCAGTGCCGAAGCGCTGCGCTACAACGCTGCCGACATGCTCGTGCGGGCCGGGGGCGTGCCTATCCGCGTCGCAAGCAAATCGGTCCGCGTGCGCGAGGTCGTCGATGCCGTGCTCGCGCTTCCGGGGTACGCCGGCATCCTCGCGTTCACGCTGCCCGAGGCGCTGTGGCTGGCCGCCGACCACGACGACGTCGTCGTCGGCTATCCCACCGCCGACCGGGCGGCGATCGCGGCGCTCGCCGCCGACGAGTCCGCGGCCTCCCGTGTCACGCTCATGGTCGATGACATCGCCCAGCTCGATCTCGTCGACGCCGTCGCCCCACCGGGACGGCGTGCGGTCCTCCGCGTCGCCATCGACGCCGACGCGTCGTGGCGCGCGGCGGTGCTCGGACACATCGGCGTCCGCCGCTCACCGGTCCACGATCCCGCCGAGGTCGTCGCCCTCGCCCGGCGCATCGCCGCACGCCCGGGCTTCGCGCTCGTCGGCCTGATGATGTACGAAGCGCAGATCGCCGGGCAGCCGGATGCGGCGGGCCCCGGCGACCCCGTGATCCGGTGGATGCAGCGGCGATCGGCCGCCGAGCTCGCCGAGCGCCGCTCGCATGTCGTCGCCGGCGTCCGCGGCGTGGCCGACCTCGCCTTCGTGAACGGCGGGGGCACCGGCTCGCTCGAGGTCACGGCGTCCGAATCGGCCGTGACGGAGCTCACCGCCGGCAGCGGCCTGCTCGCGGGGCATCTGTTCGACGGCTACCGCGCGTTCACGCCGGCCCCCGCGGCCGCGTTCGGGCTGGAAGTCGTCCGCAAACCCCGGCCCGACATCGCGACCGTCCTCGGCGGCGGGTGGATCGCGTCCGGGCCGCCCGTCGCGTCGCGCCAGCCGCGCCCGGTGTGGCCCGAGGGGCTCACCACGCTCGGCCGCGAGGGCGCCGGCGAAGTGCAGACGCCGCTGGAGGGCGCCGCCGCCCGCGACCTCGCGATCGGCGACCGGGTGTGGTTCCGCCACGCCAAGAGCGGCGAGCTGGCCGAGCGGGTCGACCGGTACCACCTCGTCGACGGCGGTGCGCTCGCCGGCGAGCTGCCGACGTACCGCGGCGAGGGGAAGGCGTTCCTGTGA